The following are encoded in a window of Roseivirga misakiensis genomic DNA:
- the modA gene encoding molybdate ABC transporter substrate-binding protein — MRQIGLVLFLAITALSCSKDTDPTLRVATSANMQFAMEALEKVFEKQSGHEIEVILGSSGKLTSQIVAGAPYDLFFSADTRFPQKLFDDGISDQAPKIYAYGKLVVWSALDSVLSKDQEAELRTMKMALANPKTAPYGQAAIEYLTATGDIDKINDRLVFGESIAQVNQFLLTGAVRLGFTSKSSIYAEAFQGKGQWTEIPTEMYEPLAQSMIILAQREALGQQAQEFYDFVLSSNGQKILDNFGYSTVNN; from the coding sequence ATGAGACAAATCGGCTTAGTGCTTTTCTTGGCTATCACGGCATTATCTTGTTCGAAAGATACTGATCCAACGCTTCGTGTGGCTACTTCAGCCAACATGCAGTTTGCCATGGAGGCACTCGAAAAAGTCTTTGAAAAACAATCCGGTCACGAAATTGAGGTAATACTAGGTTCTTCTGGGAAACTCACATCACAAATTGTTGCTGGAGCGCCGTATGATTTATTCTTTTCAGCCGATACAAGGTTCCCCCAGAAACTTTTCGATGATGGTATTAGCGATCAAGCACCGAAGATCTATGCCTACGGAAAATTGGTTGTATGGTCAGCGCTGGACTCCGTACTCTCAAAAGATCAGGAAGCTGAATTAAGGACGATGAAAATGGCACTAGCCAATCCAAAAACGGCACCTTACGGCCAAGCTGCCATAGAATATTTGACAGCCACCGGTGATATCGATAAAATAAACGATCGCCTCGTTTTTGGAGAAAGCATTGCTCAAGTCAATCAATTTTTGCTCACAGGAGCCGTCAGACTGGGCTTTACATCCAAGTCTAGCATTTATGCCGAAGCTTTTCAAGGAAAAGGTCAATGGACCGAAATCCCTACCGAGATGTATGAGCCGTTGGCCCAATCCATGATTATTTTAGCGCAACGAGAAGCGCTCGGTCAACAGGCACAGGAGTTTTATGATTTTGTCCTTTCTTCTAATGGACAGAAAATTTTGGATAACTTCGGTTATTCGACTGTCAACAATTGA
- a CDS encoding oxygenase MpaB family protein → MKYSEDILDSLRFKQDELADKVIQQYFPQKKALLQEQLQGLVNNTDELSSNADQSLVDLLTSMRKQIDQLDEGVLAEGQAFFDEFASDIMLLLGFMSLPYCYAAKNGAEVLVRSNRILENPAQRLNDTAEFVFDVTHKNAFKPEGKALMSILKVRLMHAATRWYVSKDKTWDNKKFGAPVNQEDMAGTNLSFSLLTIRGLRKLGKLMTAESAFGYINYWNKIGELLGLDPLLLPENNREAAVLERKIRQRQFGYSEAGKTLTMSLLKYYEFATINSPLEGKVKTFMNFLIGNYISNMIGLEINDFDRAVFKPYQLFLGFRNYFFNTQDSYAAAYTRFKETKL, encoded by the coding sequence ATGAAATACTCAGAAGATATATTGGACTCATTACGTTTTAAGCAAGATGAGTTAGCCGACAAAGTCATCCAACAATACTTTCCTCAAAAGAAAGCACTATTGCAAGAGCAGCTGCAAGGGCTAGTGAACAATACAGATGAACTCTCATCCAATGCAGATCAATCCCTTGTTGATCTTTTAACGTCTATGCGAAAGCAAATCGATCAATTGGATGAAGGCGTATTGGCAGAAGGGCAGGCTTTCTTTGATGAATTCGCCTCTGATATTATGCTACTGCTTGGATTCATGTCTTTGCCGTACTGTTATGCCGCTAAAAATGGGGCAGAAGTACTCGTCAGGTCAAATAGAATCCTTGAAAACCCGGCACAACGACTGAACGATACCGCAGAATTTGTTTTTGATGTTACACACAAGAATGCTTTTAAGCCTGAAGGAAAGGCCTTAATGAGTATTCTTAAGGTAAGGTTAATGCACGCCGCCACTAGATGGTATGTAAGCAAAGACAAAACTTGGGATAATAAGAAGTTTGGTGCACCAGTGAATCAAGAAGATATGGCAGGCACAAATTTGTCCTTTTCCCTGCTAACAATCAGAGGATTACGTAAGCTCGGTAAACTGATGACAGCTGAGAGCGCTTTCGGTTATATTAATTATTGGAATAAAATAGGCGAATTACTCGGTTTAGACCCGCTTTTACTACCCGAAAATAACAGAGAGGCGGCGGTTTTAGAACGCAAAATTAGACAGCGACAATTCGGATATTCAGAAGCGGGTAAAACCCTGACTATGTCTCTTTTGAAGTATTATGAATTCGCTACGATAAACTCGCCGTTAGAGGGTAAGGTCAAAACCTTTATGAACTTTTTGATCGGAAACTATATATCTAATATGATAGGTCTGGAAATAAATGACTTCGATAGGGCCGTCTTTAAGCCTTATCAGTTATTCCTTGGTTTCAGAAATTATTTCTTCAATACCCAAGACTCTTATGCGGCGGCTTATACGCGGTTCAAAGAAACAAAGCTTTAA
- a CDS encoding ParM/StbA family protein, whose amino-acid sequence MFKTYTFPSVFEGNNTDLRNVSPDLINGLKLYHNGDGYVVGNLALTEGVSPHRNINSAPDELDYNLLLKSGMLVANQKLGNPLTISTGFPFSTFQLYKETAANLINAQHVVEYDAATYGGGTRKNVQIEIDHVQIIPEVISCAIALRKGQHQANGNFFVISLGYGTLEGLLSTEGGIVQRTSLSTYGLRYAVNLLEKELAKTYYLELKTEHQIDAAFQKGVIFLNRKRIDITEMRNKVLRQYYEDVISPAMRKAFNDNDFTISHDMFLAGGGAMYPQLVDCFKTEFQDILELEVAHEPQSLASRGYCINSAQLNGGVKSSAVGLDIGNATTIVSIFDDHNGSTESSIPSAY is encoded by the coding sequence ATGTTCAAAACCTACACATTTCCAAGTGTATTTGAAGGAAACAACACAGATCTAAGGAATGTCTCTCCTGATCTAATCAACGGTCTAAAATTGTATCATAACGGCGATGGTTACGTTGTTGGAAACCTTGCCTTGACAGAAGGAGTTTCTCCTCACAGAAATATCAACAGTGCTCCTGACGAGCTAGATTATAACTTATTACTAAAATCAGGAATGTTGGTGGCCAACCAAAAATTGGGTAACCCATTGACAATTTCTACTGGTTTTCCTTTTTCCACTTTTCAATTATACAAAGAGACTGCCGCTAACTTGATCAATGCTCAGCATGTAGTAGAGTATGATGCAGCAACTTATGGAGGTGGCACGAGAAAAAATGTACAAATCGAAATTGATCACGTACAGATTATACCAGAAGTTATCAGTTGTGCTATCGCTTTAAGGAAAGGGCAGCATCAAGCGAATGGTAACTTTTTCGTGATTTCACTGGGTTATGGTACACTAGAGGGGCTATTGAGCACAGAAGGTGGTATTGTCCAAAGAACATCCCTTTCAACGTACGGTTTGCGATACGCTGTTAATTTGTTAGAGAAAGAACTAGCAAAGACTTACTACTTGGAGCTTAAAACTGAGCATCAAATTGATGCAGCTTTCCAAAAAGGCGTGATTTTCTTGAATAGAAAGCGAATTGATATCACAGAAATGCGAAATAAAGTCTTGAGACAGTATTACGAAGATGTGATTTCACCAGCGATGAGAAAAGCATTTAATGACAATGACTTTACGATATCTCACGATATGTTCCTTGCCGGGGGTGGTGCTATGTACCCACAGCTGGTAGACTGTTTCAAAACTGAATTTCAGGATATTTTGGAATTAGAAGTTGCACACGAACCTCAATCGTTAGCGAGCCGTGGTTATTGCATCAACTCAGCTCAGCTCAATGGCGGTGTTAAGAGTAGTGCAGTTGGTTTGGATATCGGAAACGCGACTACAATTGTATCGATTTTCGATGATCATAATGGAAGCACTGAATCATCTATTCCATCGGCATACTAA
- a CDS encoding TolB-like translocation protein produces the protein MKTILLAFCLLLFAIPSFGQAPPDTDIFVFDMKEKKGKITLSNGKNVTNRSGYDNQPVFFENDYLMYSSHIDGQNDIMILDLYENKLTNLTQTKESEYSPFPIPGYGSFGTIRVEADQTQRLWMFQMDGKKSPKVVFEDLAPVGYFAWNKDNDVLMFVLGRPATLVLANANEVDDKIITKNIGRTIKLIPGSKDFAFERREENGDVVIYRLNDETKAFTEVIKKPSGASDWAITQEGTYITSAGTKLWMYNPKSSETWQEVIDLGKQAEKGITRMAVNAKNKRLAVVINN, from the coding sequence ATGAAAACTATACTCCTAGCCTTTTGTTTGTTGCTTTTTGCTATTCCAAGCTTTGGTCAGGCACCGCCAGATACTGATATTTTCGTTTTCGACATGAAAGAAAAGAAGGGTAAAATCACACTTTCGAACGGAAAGAATGTGACGAACAGAAGTGGTTATGACAATCAACCTGTTTTCTTTGAGAACGATTATTTAATGTATTCCTCCCACATTGATGGTCAGAATGACATTATGATCTTAGATCTTTATGAAAACAAACTGACCAACCTTACACAGACGAAGGAAAGCGAATACTCTCCATTTCCAATACCTGGATATGGTAGTTTTGGAACCATTCGGGTAGAAGCAGATCAAACTCAACGCTTATGGATGTTTCAAATGGACGGCAAGAAATCACCTAAAGTGGTTTTCGAAGACCTAGCTCCTGTAGGATACTTTGCATGGAATAAGGACAACGACGTTTTAATGTTTGTTTTAGGGCGTCCAGCTACCCTTGTATTGGCCAATGCGAATGAAGTAGACGATAAAATCATAACTAAAAATATTGGACGTACCATTAAACTTATTCCTGGTTCTAAAGACTTTGCCTTTGAACGTAGAGAAGAAAATGGCGATGTTGTCATTTACAGGTTAAATGATGAAACCAAGGCGTTTACAGAAGTGATTAAAAAGCCTTCTGGTGCGAGCGATTGGGCGATAACACAAGAAGGAACCTACATTACTAGTGCTGGAACTAAGCTTTGGATGTACAACCCGAAAAGTTCAGAAACATGGCAAGAAGTGATCGATTTGGGAAAACAAGCCGAAAAAGGCATCACCAGAATGGCTGTAAATGCTAAAAATAAGCGGCTGGCAGTAGTCATAAATAATTAG
- a CDS encoding TOBE domain-containing protein has translation MNTLKAEISSINTKGSLSIVTLKAAGQVLTSMVIDTPETSDILKVGNVINALFKETEVIIGLSQEQALSVENKLNGTVLSLETDELLARVVIQIDTALISSITTTSALKKLNLAKGTAVFAMIKSNEIMLSAI, from the coding sequence TTGAATACCCTAAAAGCCGAAATATCATCTATTAATACCAAAGGAAGTTTAAGTATTGTCACGCTTAAAGCTGCTGGTCAAGTCCTGACTTCCATGGTGATCGATACTCCTGAAACTTCGGACATTTTGAAAGTAGGTAATGTGATTAACGCCTTGTTCAAAGAGACCGAAGTAATCATTGGCTTAAGTCAAGAACAAGCTCTAAGCGTTGAAAACAAGCTAAACGGGACGGTTCTATCTTTAGAAACCGATGAATTGCTCGCTCGTGTAGTGATTCAAATTGATACAGCGCTTATATCTTCCATTACCACCACTTCAGCCTTAAAAAAGCTTAATTTGGCCAAAGGAACGGCAGTATTTGCCATGATCAAGTCTAATGAAATCATGTTATCGGCGATATGA
- a CDS encoding RNA polymerase sigma factor, which translates to MDDQSLVKSVLRGNDQAFEFLIRKHEKLVFHMIQKLTTNHVLVEELAQDVFMKVYEKLPGFRFNSKLSTWIATIAYRHTINTLKKENKMTYQDMEEIDEGNFFKESTTPEDLLTAANTSAFVQKQIEKLPAHYRNILYLFHIEEMTYPEIVEITGMPEGTVKNYLFRARKLLKDQLSKFVNKEELL; encoded by the coding sequence ATGGATGATCAGTCGCTGGTTAAAAGCGTTTTAAGGGGCAATGACCAGGCTTTCGAATTTTTAATTCGAAAGCATGAGAAGTTGGTGTTTCACATGATCCAAAAACTGACCACAAATCACGTCTTGGTTGAGGAACTCGCTCAGGATGTATTTATGAAGGTTTATGAGAAGCTGCCAGGGTTTCGTTTCAACAGTAAGTTGTCTACTTGGATTGCCACGATCGCCTACCGCCACACCATCAATACCTTGAAGAAAGAGAATAAAATGACTTATCAAGACATGGAAGAGATAGATGAGGGTAATTTCTTTAAAGAATCTACTACACCAGAAGACTTATTGACTGCTGCCAATACTTCGGCATTTGTTCAGAAACAGATAGAAAAATTACCAGCGCATTACAGAAACATACTTTACCTGTTCCATATCGAAGAAATGACTTACCCAGAGATTGTTGAAATCACTGGAATGCCCGAAGGAACGGTCAAAAACTATCTTTTCAGGGCCCGAAAGTTACTCAAGGACCAATTATCTAAATTTGTAAATAAGGAGGAGTTACTATGA
- a CDS encoding bactofilin family protein: MSKRDQSSANNPSTYITQVRHGSVISGNMKSEHSIRVDGYVTGDLVSDERIIIGNHGEIGGNLSGNEITIEGYVNGDVIAKGLLHLSQSARVYGKIYAKHISVENGAEMNGKINVGQKIEMPELNSSSPSRSNRQTQTPSPTPTQRKTNVFIPSKNVDDEGKTDNYGSVAW, translated from the coding sequence ATGAGCAAAAGAGATCAATCATCGGCTAATAACCCTTCTACCTACATTACGCAGGTTAGACACGGCTCTGTAATTTCGGGCAATATGAAATCCGAACATAGTATCCGCGTTGATGGCTATGTTACCGGTGACTTGGTGTCCGATGAGCGCATAATCATAGGAAACCATGGTGAAATTGGCGGCAACTTAAGTGGCAACGAGATCACCATTGAAGGTTATGTGAATGGTGACGTTATTGCAAAGGGGCTTTTGCATTTATCGCAATCGGCGCGCGTATATGGAAAAATATATGCCAAGCATATTTCTGTAGAAAATGGCGCCGAAATGAATGGGAAGATCAATGTTGGCCAAAAGATCGAAATGCCAGAACTCAATAGTAGCTCTCCGTCGAGGTCTAACAGACAAACTCAAACACCATCTCCTACTCCAACACAACGAAAAACAAATGTCTTTATCCCATCTAAAAACGTAGATGACGAAGGCAAAACAGATAATTATGGAAGTGTAGCCTGGTAA
- the tyrS gene encoding tyrosine--tRNA ligase, whose product MNNPLVEELNWRGMIHDIMPGTAEQLSKEMTSGYIGFDPTADSLHIGNLVPVMLLVHLQRAGHKPFALVGGATGMVGDPSGKSAERQLLDEDVLNKNLAGQKAQLEKFLDFDCGENSAEIVNNYDWFKDFTFLDFIRDVGKHITVNYMMSKDSVKNRLEGGMSFTEFTYQLVQGYDFYHLYQNKNCKIQMGGSDQWGNIVTGTELIRRKAQGEAFALTAPLIKKADGSKFGKSEGGNVWLDKNRTSPYKFYQYWLNTSDEDASNFIRIFTLLEKEAIEALEAEHAEAPHMRVIQKALAEDVTRRIHSEEDLQMAIKASGILFGKSTTEDLVSLDEATLLSVFEGVPQVTIQASELSAAENYIDLLSMTTKEVIFKSKGEARRMLQGGGVSINKAKIGDMNAKPVLDLLQGKYFLAQKGKKNYYLVTVE is encoded by the coding sequence ATGAATAACCCACTGGTTGAAGAATTGAATTGGCGTGGAATGATCCACGATATTATGCCAGGAACAGCTGAGCAATTATCCAAAGAGATGACATCTGGCTACATTGGATTTGATCCTACGGCCGATTCGCTACACATAGGGAACTTAGTTCCAGTGATGCTTTTGGTGCATCTTCAGCGCGCAGGCCATAAGCCATTCGCACTTGTTGGTGGTGCCACCGGTATGGTAGGCGATCCATCTGGAAAATCTGCTGAACGTCAGTTGTTAGATGAAGACGTTTTAAATAAAAACCTAGCCGGTCAAAAGGCGCAATTAGAGAAGTTCTTGGATTTTGATTGTGGCGAAAACTCTGCAGAAATCGTGAATAACTACGATTGGTTCAAAGACTTTACATTTTTAGACTTTATCCGTGATGTGGGGAAACATATTACGGTGAACTATATGATGTCTAAAGATTCTGTAAAGAACCGGTTAGAGGGCGGCATGTCATTTACTGAATTCACCTATCAACTTGTTCAGGGATACGACTTTTACCACCTCTACCAAAACAAGAACTGTAAGATACAGATGGGTGGTTCTGATCAATGGGGAAACATTGTTACCGGTACCGAACTGATAAGAAGAAAAGCTCAAGGAGAAGCTTTTGCACTTACTGCGCCACTGATTAAGAAAGCAGACGGCTCTAAATTTGGTAAATCCGAAGGTGGAAACGTTTGGCTTGATAAAAACAGGACTTCGCCTTACAAATTCTATCAATATTGGCTTAATACTTCGGATGAAGACGCCAGCAATTTCATTAGAATTTTCACGCTGCTTGAAAAAGAAGCAATTGAGGCACTAGAAGCAGAGCATGCAGAGGCACCGCATATGCGGGTGATCCAAAAGGCTTTGGCTGAAGATGTTACTCGAAGGATACATTCAGAAGAAGACTTGCAAATGGCGATTAAAGCTTCTGGAATTCTCTTTGGTAAATCGACTACCGAAGATTTGGTATCGCTAGATGAGGCTACTTTACTTTCCGTTTTCGAAGGTGTACCACAAGTGACGATACAAGCTTCTGAACTTAGTGCCGCTGAGAACTATATCGATTTGCTTTCGATGACTACAAAGGAAGTCATCTTTAAATCAAAAGGTGAAGCTAGAAGAATGCTTCAAGGCGGAGGTGTTTCTATCAACAAAGCCAAAATTGGAGATATGAATGCTAAGCCCGTTTTAGATTTGCTGCAAGGGAAATACTTTCTAGCGCAGAAAGGGAAAAAGAACTATTACCTAGTCACTGTCGAGTAA
- a CDS encoding DUF6249 domain-containing protein, whose protein sequence is MEGFDIVLTVLITFAFTGFTTIGIIKGITSYRLRRRMIEAGLINEEAMELLKDGAKENYYTSLKWGLILFFSGIGLIIINSMDYYYDSTAAYGIVITAASLGFLIYFIFMKQEIKKEQ, encoded by the coding sequence ATGGAAGGTTTTGATATTGTACTCACTGTTTTGATCACTTTTGCCTTCACAGGGTTTACAACAATAGGCATTATAAAGGGAATCACGAGTTATCGTTTAAGAAGAAGAATGATTGAGGCGGGCCTGATTAATGAAGAGGCTATGGAGTTGTTAAAGGATGGTGCTAAGGAAAACTATTATACATCCTTAAAATGGGGGTTAATCTTATTTTTTAGTGGAATTGGATTGATTATCATTAACTCTATGGATTATTATTATGATTCAACGGCCGCCTACGGAATCGTAATTACAGCTGCATCGCTAGGCTTTTTAATCTACTTTATATTTATGAAGCAAGAGATTAAAAAGGAACAGTAA
- a CDS encoding DUF4249 domain-containing protein gives MQFKRTYISLLAFVALLVFGCEETVQLDLGQLEERVVIEGLVTNEQDGHYVKLTRTRDFYTNGPAERIEDATVSVSDENGNTYSFVHNPNGLPEEEGFYYPITPFQGQIGTTYSLSVAVDGEQYTAAEELLPVTAIDSLTVTIDFEELEEPEEEGRYYEVLFYASEPQDRKDQYLFKFYNDGEIVKDFPTDIYFSDDDLLGERIDDLEIAGFYKLGEMVEVEMYSLTQEAFIFYSDLFNLLNNDGGMFSPPPADPRNNLSNGALGYFQVSAVSREQILIEDPRDD, from the coding sequence ATGCAATTCAAAAGAACATATATATCGCTTTTAGCTTTTGTCGCACTACTGGTATTTGGTTGCGAGGAAACAGTTCAGTTAGACTTAGGCCAATTGGAAGAACGCGTGGTAATTGAAGGCTTGGTGACCAATGAGCAAGACGGACATTACGTGAAACTGACCAGAACACGAGATTTTTATACTAATGGTCCTGCTGAACGAATTGAAGATGCGACAGTATCGGTTTCGGACGAAAATGGAAATACATATTCGTTCGTGCATAACCCAAATGGTTTACCAGAAGAGGAGGGCTTTTATTACCCAATTACTCCATTTCAAGGTCAAATTGGAACTACTTACAGCTTGTCTGTCGCAGTAGATGGTGAACAGTATACGGCTGCTGAAGAGTTATTACCAGTCACGGCAATTGACTCCTTAACGGTTACCATCGACTTTGAAGAATTAGAAGAACCAGAGGAGGAAGGTCGCTACTATGAGGTTTTGTTTTATGCCAGTGAGCCTCAAGATAGAAAAGATCAATACCTTTTTAAGTTTTACAACGACGGAGAGATTGTTAAAGACTTTCCGACCGATATCTATTTTTCAGATGACGATTTGCTAGGAGAGAGGATTGATGATTTAGAGATAGCAGGGTTTTATAAGCTTGGAGAAATGGTGGAAGTGGAAATGTACAGTCTTACGCAAGAGGCCTTCATTTTCTATTCCGATCTTTTCAATTTGCTAAATAATGATGGTGGTATGTTTAGCCCGCCACCAGCAGACCCTAGAAATAATCTAAGTAATGGTGCATTGGGCTATTTTCAAGTAAGTGCGGTGTCGAGAGAACAAATCTTGATCGAAGATCCGCGTGACGACTAA
- a CDS encoding ATP-binding cassette domain-containing protein, which yields MIDLSIRKSLESNVGKFSITAAITLAKGTLTAVQGRSGAGKTSLLRLMSGLITPDQGRISCNGVDWFNSEKQINLSVQKRNIGYVSQDYSLFPNMTVLGNLEFALPKGESKAYLNELIEIMALGDLQNVKPKFLSGGQQQRVALARALAQRPALLLLDEPLSALDPETRRNLQSHILALHQTYNLTTLMVTHDTAETLKLADHVLVMENGAIIKSGKPTEILANQGLSGKFQFTGEIVDIRPEGVVSIVSVLIGKDLVRVISEKEELKDLTIGDKVLVASKAFNPILKRLD from the coding sequence ATGATAGACTTATCCATCCGTAAATCATTAGAAAGCAACGTTGGTAAGTTCAGCATTACAGCGGCAATTACATTGGCCAAAGGCACACTCACCGCAGTTCAGGGACGATCTGGGGCTGGAAAGACATCTTTATTAAGGCTAATGTCGGGCTTAATTACGCCTGATCAAGGCCGTATATCTTGTAATGGCGTAGATTGGTTCAATTCGGAAAAACAGATTAACCTTTCAGTGCAAAAGAGAAATATCGGTTATGTTTCTCAAGATTATTCACTTTTCCCGAATATGACGGTTTTAGGGAACCTTGAGTTTGCTTTACCAAAAGGAGAAAGCAAGGCATATTTGAATGAATTGATTGAAATAATGGCCCTGGGAGACTTGCAGAACGTGAAACCCAAGTTCCTATCAGGCGGACAGCAGCAACGTGTTGCTTTGGCCAGAGCGCTTGCACAAAGACCCGCTCTACTCCTGCTAGATGAGCCCCTCTCCGCTTTAGACCCCGAAACTAGAAGGAACCTGCAATCGCATATCCTAGCGTTACATCAGACCTATAACCTCACTACGCTTATGGTGACACATGATACTGCCGAAACACTAAAATTGGCAGATCATGTATTAGTCATGGAAAACGGTGCGATTATCAAAAGCGGTAAACCCACAGAAATTCTAGCAAACCAAGGGCTAAGTGGTAAATTTCAGTTTACAGGCGAAATAGTGGATATCCGACCTGAAGGCGTAGTTAGCATTGTATCGGTGCTTATTGGGAAAGATTTGGTGCGCGTGATATCAGAAAAGGAAGAGCTGAAGGACTTAACGATTGGAGACAAAGTTCTAGTCGCTTCTAAGGCCTTTAACCCTATTTTAAAGCGACTAGACTAA
- the modB gene encoding molybdate ABC transporter permease subunit, whose amino-acid sequence MNWEPIILTLRLAAVTTILLLFISIPIANWLANTKSKAKPFIEAVISMPLVLPPTVLGFYLLIAFSPNNGFGAWLDQTLGLSLIFSFEGLVIASLIYSLPFMVHPIQSGLSSLPQSISEASFMIGKSKLQTLIRVLLPNIKPSIITGITLSFAHTMGEFGVVLMIGGNIPGQTKVASIAIYDEVESLNYSAANNYALILLIFSFLVLLSVYMINNGALKRFWK is encoded by the coding sequence ATGAATTGGGAACCCATCATATTGACTTTAAGACTAGCCGCCGTCACTACAATACTCTTGCTGTTCATTTCTATACCGATCGCCAATTGGTTGGCTAACACTAAGAGTAAGGCAAAACCGTTTATTGAAGCCGTTATCAGTATGCCTCTTGTGCTTCCTCCTACAGTATTAGGATTCTATTTATTGATCGCGTTTAGTCCAAACAATGGTTTTGGTGCCTGGCTTGATCAAACGCTCGGACTTAGCTTGATTTTCTCTTTTGAAGGACTCGTCATAGCTTCTCTGATTTACAGCTTACCATTTATGGTCCACCCAATACAATCCGGTTTATCGAGCCTACCTCAATCTATTTCGGAAGCCTCATTTATGATCGGAAAATCTAAGTTACAAACCTTGATCCGCGTGCTTTTGCCCAATATCAAACCTTCGATTATTACAGGTATAACCCTTTCATTTGCGCATACGATGGGTGAGTTTGGTGTTGTGCTAATGATTGGAGGCAACATTCCAGGCCAAACGAAAGTAGCTTCCATTGCTATTTATGATGAAGTAGAGTCACTCAATTACAGCGCTGCCAACAACTATGCGCTTATCTTACTGATTTTCTCCTTCCTGGTGCTTTTATCAGTCTATATGATCAACAATGGGGCACTTAAACGTTTTTGGAAATGA